The following are encoded in a window of Haloarcula halophila genomic DNA:
- a CDS encoding FG-GAP repeat domain-containing protein, which produces MVSGPSSNGERGVSPVVGGVLLLGIVVLLVGLSSVFVFQLTDEQTPAPETAFDLERTDGAYELVHEAGPEIDGDRVTLRGVADPDVLHGRTLAAGQSVVVFPQDETLRIVWTESKGEPSSYILARFDIAEIIASGRFPGGTVFTGNATGITTISGDGGNVSVVPNASDVEAIGPPKADVTGDGAPGVPYVNSSGAVKLVDATGDVTTVTTNSAVPDGTEDKTRLATGSWNGSPPSVFFVNDTSPSAIYRSTPSSGVTVVATDPGGDGANAVVGPGDIDGDGTDELVFADGSQTLQYLEPGGSVHSMSTSLGSSTGIGAGTMADFDGDGTPRVASVDGGNDVVLTNDTSGDEIGSSDVSGGSTPSAMKATATAADVDGDGNPELVYLEESSSDIKYLDDIDSGTIDIEFLNDTDGDEIDGYAGTGVA; this is translated from the coding sequence ATGGTCTCCGGGCCGTCTTCCAACGGTGAGCGTGGCGTCTCGCCGGTCGTCGGCGGCGTTCTCCTGCTCGGTATCGTGGTCCTGCTGGTCGGGCTCTCGTCGGTGTTCGTCTTCCAGTTGACCGACGAACAGACGCCCGCCCCGGAGACGGCCTTCGACCTCGAACGGACCGACGGCGCCTACGAACTCGTCCACGAGGCCGGACCGGAGATCGACGGTGACCGGGTCACGCTCCGTGGCGTCGCCGACCCCGACGTGTTACACGGTCGGACGCTGGCGGCCGGCCAGTCGGTCGTCGTCTTCCCCCAGGACGAGACGCTACGGATCGTCTGGACCGAGTCCAAGGGCGAACCCTCTTCGTATATCCTCGCGCGGTTCGATATCGCCGAGATCATCGCGTCCGGTCGGTTCCCCGGTGGAACCGTCTTCACGGGGAACGCGACTGGGATCACCACGATCTCCGGCGACGGCGGCAACGTCAGCGTTGTCCCGAACGCCAGCGACGTCGAAGCCATCGGCCCACCAAAGGCAGACGTCACCGGCGACGGCGCACCCGGGGTCCCGTACGTCAACAGCAGCGGCGCGGTCAAACTCGTCGACGCGACGGGAGACGTGACGACCGTCACGACCAACTCAGCCGTGCCCGACGGGACGGAGGACAAGACGCGGCTGGCCACTGGCTCTTGGAACGGGAGCCCGCCGTCGGTGTTTTTCGTCAACGACACGAGTCCGTCGGCGATCTACCGCTCGACACCCAGTAGCGGCGTGACCGTCGTCGCAACCGATCCAGGCGGTGACGGCGCGAACGCGGTCGTCGGGCCCGGTGACATCGACGGTGACGGGACCGACGAACTCGTCTTCGCCGACGGCAGTCAGACGCTCCAGTATCTGGAACCCGGTGGCAGTGTTCACAGTATGTCGACGAGCCTCGGTTCCAGTACCGGCATCGGTGCCGGCACGATGGCGGACTTCGACGGCGACGGGACCCCCCGGGTCGCCAGCGTCGACGGCGGGAACGATGTCGTCCTCACCAACGACACGAGCGGGGACGAGATCGGCAGTAGCGACGTGAGTGGCGGGTCGACACCGTCGGCGATGAAGGCGACTGCGACTGCCGCCGATGTCGACGGCGACGGGAACCCGGAACTGGTCTACTTGGAGGAAAGCAGCAGCGACATCAAGTACCTCGACGACATCGACAGTGGCACCATCGATATCGAGTTCCTGAACGATACGGACGGTGACGAGATCGACGGCTACGCTGGGACGGGCGTCGCCTGA
- the ncsA gene encoding tRNA 2-thiolation protein NcsA: MECDKCGDDAVLHAAYSGLHLCGDHLCRAVEKRVRRRIRDDGLVPDDATPEDPETWVIGLSGGKDSVVLTEILTDVFEQDPRIELVALSIHEGIEGYRDESLDACRELTDDLDIHHEVVSYESEYDVRMDEVVEDDPEGMAACAYCGVFRRDALSRYAEELGADKLLTGHNLDDEAETALMNFLEGDVSQMAKHFDASLGPFEGDGDGPTDRPREEQDHHVPRAKPLRDVPEKEIALYARFRDLPAHITECPHAEEAYRGEIQELMLDLEQNHPGTRHSIMAGYEKLAALAAQTYGGDDAETDFGECENCGAPTARDRCRKCNLLDALEAV, translated from the coding sequence ATGGAGTGTGACAAGTGCGGTGATGACGCGGTGCTGCACGCAGCCTACTCGGGGCTGCATCTCTGTGGGGACCACCTCTGTCGCGCCGTCGAGAAACGGGTCCGGCGCCGCATCCGGGACGACGGGCTCGTCCCCGACGACGCCACGCCCGAGGACCCCGAGACGTGGGTCATCGGGCTCTCGGGCGGGAAAGACAGCGTCGTCCTCACCGAGATTCTGACCGATGTCTTCGAGCAGGACCCCCGGATCGAACTCGTCGCGCTCTCGATCCACGAGGGGATCGAAGGGTACCGCGACGAGAGCTTAGACGCCTGCCGGGAACTGACCGACGACCTCGACATCCACCACGAGGTCGTCTCCTACGAGTCCGAGTACGACGTCCGGATGGACGAAGTCGTCGAGGATGATCCCGAGGGGATGGCTGCCTGCGCGTACTGTGGGGTGTTCCGCCGGGACGCCCTCTCGCGGTACGCTGAGGAACTCGGTGCGGACAAACTGCTGACCGGCCACAACCTCGACGACGAGGCCGAGACGGCGCTGATGAACTTCCTGGAGGGTGACGTCTCCCAGATGGCGAAACACTTCGACGCCTCGCTGGGTCCTTTCGAGGGCGACGGCGACGGGCCGACCGACCGCCCGCGTGAGGAGCAAGACCACCACGTCCCGCGGGCAAAGCCCCTGCGTGACGTCCCGGAGAAGGAGATCGCGCTGTACGCCCGCTTCCGGGACCTGCCGGCTCACATCACGGAGTGTCCCCACGCCGAGGAGGCCTACCGCGGCGAGATACAGGAACTCATGCTCGATCTCGAACAGAACCACCCGGGGACCCGCCACTCGATCATGGCCGGCTACGAGAAACTGGCGGCGCTGGCGGCACAGACCTACGGCGGCGACGACGCCGAGACCGATTTCGGCGAGTGCGAGAACTGCGGCGCGCCGACGGCCCGGGATCGCTGCCGGAAGTGCAACCTGCTCGATGCGCTGGAAGCCGTCTGA
- a CDS encoding alpha/beta hydrolase: MQIRVYDDGAEQDCLLVLGWGNRCRHENVQWLVDQVAREYRTHVVELPTHITDLQREWVDPVREYAADLDQFPVLAHSAGGLTSAFLDVPGVTNRVYLSPWWGSDLPIPDPVLDLVTSLPVSKPIVPTGNLDGEGIGDLATDAQLADGPDAASPAFLRTTRRAQARLPPARDDAVAFCTLTDRVVDPRAIGRRLHADRIRLYQGGHELFSSSSRERHVDTVLDALERGPDAF, translated from the coding sequence TACGACGACGGCGCCGAGCAGGACTGTCTCCTCGTGTTGGGCTGGGGGAACCGCTGTCGCCACGAGAACGTCCAGTGGCTCGTCGATCAGGTCGCCCGGGAGTACCGGACCCACGTCGTCGAACTCCCGACTCACATCACCGACCTCCAGCGGGAGTGGGTCGATCCCGTCCGGGAGTACGCGGCCGATCTCGACCAGTTCCCGGTTCTCGCCCACAGCGCCGGCGGGCTCACCAGTGCCTTCCTCGACGTTCCGGGCGTGACGAACCGCGTCTATCTGAGTCCGTGGTGGGGCAGCGACCTCCCGATTCCCGATCCGGTCCTCGATCTCGTGACGAGTCTCCCCGTTTCGAAACCGATCGTCCCGACGGGGAACCTAGACGGTGAGGGGATCGGCGACCTGGCGACCGACGCGCAACTGGCCGACGGTCCCGACGCCGCCTCGCCGGCGTTCCTGCGGACGACCCGGCGGGCACAGGCACGCCTGCCGCCGGCCCGGGACGACGCCGTCGCCTTCTGTACGCTCACCGACCGGGTCGTCGACCCGCGAGCGATCGGCCGGCGGCTCCACGCCGATCGAATCCGACTGTACCAGGGCGGGCACGAACTGTTCTCCTCGTCGAGCCGCGAGCGCCACGTCGACACCGTCTTGGACGCGCTGGAACGCGGCCCCGACGCGTTCTGA